A part of Prevotella melaninogenica genomic DNA contains:
- a CDS encoding HAD family hydrolase: MTEISLIAFDADDTLWGSQTYFNTVEKVYCEILAPYASADEVSHTLRVTEKANIPLLGYGSKAFMLSLIENAVKISHGKVNGYDIGQIVEVSKELLRLPGHPFDGVKITLAKLRDTGRYRMIVFTKGELLDQENKFRRSGLRPYFDDIVIVSEKTPDAYIRLCKQFGVKTGQLLTVGDSYTEDVAPVLKIGGWAVHIPNYMDDKDTNYLHKIHPCLLRLSRFAELANFLCPNPRLMDESKLS; the protein is encoded by the coding sequence ATGACGGAGATTTCACTTATAGCATTTGATGCTGACGATACACTGTGGGGTAGTCAGACCTACTTTAATACGGTGGAAAAAGTATACTGTGAGATTCTTGCTCCGTATGCTTCAGCTGATGAAGTGTCCCATACTCTTCGTGTCACTGAAAAGGCTAACATACCACTTCTTGGTTATGGAAGTAAAGCTTTCATGTTATCATTAATAGAGAATGCGGTCAAAATCAGTCACGGAAAGGTAAATGGATATGACATCGGACAGATTGTTGAGGTAAGCAAAGAATTGTTGCGACTACCAGGTCATCCTTTCGATGGTGTTAAAATCACTTTGGCAAAACTTCGAGATACTGGTAGATACCGAATGATCGTGTTTACAAAAGGAGAACTGCTTGACCAGGAAAACAAGTTTCGACGTTCGGGGTTACGTCCCTATTTTGATGATATTGTTATCGTCTCTGAAAAGACACCTGATGCTTATATACGACTTTGTAAACAGTTTGGCGTAAAAACAGGACAACTACTTACGGTTGGAGATTCTTATACTGAAGATGTTGCGCCTGTACTTAAAATAGGAGGATGGGCTGTTCACATTCCTAATTATATGGATGATAAAGATACTAATTATCTTCATAAGATTCATCCGTGCTTATTAAGACTATCCAGGTTTGCGGAACTTGCCAATTTTCTGTGTCCTAACCCAAGATTAATGGATGAGAGTAAACTTTCCTAA
- a CDS encoding endonuclease/exonuclease/phosphatase family protein — MYKLTTVLLAMLLSCSLSAQRLYVGTYNIRYNNSNDEKEGNAWAMRCPQLCDFINFEQPDIFGTQEVLVDQLLDLKKRLDGYDYIGVGRDDGKERGEYAAIFYKKDQLRLLDSGNFWLSPTPEHASLGWDAACFRICTWGKFQDKTSGKQFLFFNTHMDHVGVIARRESAQLILKRINQLSKGLPTILTGDFNVDETDEIYQIFSNSELLRDCYTNALQRMAPTGTWNDFMQDSRNKARIDHVFVSSDFVISHYGIFTNSYWNGKTRRNISDHYPVMVKLTFSQVKAQ, encoded by the coding sequence ATGTATAAACTAACTACCGTACTCCTTGCAATGCTCCTAAGCTGTAGCCTATCTGCTCAACGACTCTATGTAGGTACGTATAACATCCGATACAATAATTCTAACGATGAAAAAGAAGGTAACGCATGGGCAATGCGCTGTCCACAACTATGTGACTTCATCAATTTTGAACAGCCAGACATATTTGGCACACAGGAGGTCTTAGTAGACCAACTACTTGATTTAAAGAAAAGATTGGATGGTTATGATTATATAGGTGTCGGACGTGATGATGGCAAGGAAAGGGGAGAATATGCCGCAATATTTTATAAGAAAGACCAGCTTAGATTGTTAGACAGTGGTAATTTTTGGCTATCACCGACTCCAGAGCATGCTTCCTTGGGGTGGGATGCTGCTTGTTTTCGCATTTGTACATGGGGGAAGTTCCAAGATAAGACATCGGGAAAGCAATTTTTATTCTTCAATACTCACATGGACCATGTGGGAGTTATAGCGCGAAGAGAAAGTGCCCAACTGATTTTGAAACGTATTAATCAGCTATCAAAAGGATTGCCTACAATTCTGACAGGGGATTTCAACGTTGACGAGACAGATGAAATATATCAGATATTCTCCAACTCAGAATTACTACGTGATTGTTATACCAATGCTCTACAACGTATGGCACCCACTGGAACATGGAATGATTTTATGCAGGATAGTCGTAATAAAGCCCGAATTGACCATGTCTTTGTTTCTTCTGACTTTGTGATATCTCATTATGGCATCTTCACCAACAGCTATTGGAATGGTAAGACTCGTCGTAATATTTCTGATCACTATCCTGTTATGGTAAAACTTACATTCTCCCAAGTTAAGGCTCAGTAA
- a CDS encoding DUF4295 domain-containing protein: protein MAKKAVATLHEGSTDGRAYSKVIKMVKSPKTGAYIFDEQMVPNEDVKDFFKN from the coding sequence ATGGCAAAGAAAGCGGTCGCTACCCTCCACGAAGGTTCTACGGATGGTCGCGCATATTCAAAGGTTATCAAGATGGTAAAGAGTCCTAAGACTGGTGCTTACATCTTCGATGAGCAGATGGTCCCAAATGAGGACGTTAAGGATTTCTTTAAGAATTAA
- the rpmG gene encoding 50S ribosomal protein L33 yields MAKKAKGNRVQVILECTEMKDSGMAGTSRYVTTKNRKNTPERLELKKYNPILKKVTLHKEIK; encoded by the coding sequence ATGGCAAAGAAAGCTAAAGGAAACAGAGTCCAAGTTATCTTGGAATGTACCGAGATGAAGGATAGTGGTATGGCTGGTACAAGCCGTTATGTTACTACAAAGAATCGTAAGAATACTCCTGAGCGTCTTGAGCTCAAGAAGTATAACCCTATTCTTAAGAAGGTAACCCTTCACAAGGAGATTAAGTAA
- the rpmB gene encoding 50S ribosomal protein L28 encodes MSKICQITGKKAQIGCNVSHSKHRTKRSFDVNLFSKKFYYVEEACWIQLKISAAGLRLINKVGLDAALKQAVSKGYVDWKDIKVIGD; translated from the coding sequence ATGTCTAAGATTTGTCAAATCACAGGAAAGAAGGCACAGATAGGTTGTAACGTGTCTCACTCAAAGCACCGTACAAAGAGAAGCTTTGACGTCAACCTCTTCAGCAAGAAGTTCTACTATGTAGAGGAAGCTTGTTGGATTCAGCTGAAGATTAGTGCTGCTGGTCTTCGTCTTATTAACAAGGTAGGTCTTGATGCAGCACTCAAGCAGGCTGTCTCTAAGGGTTATGTTGACTGGAAGGACATTAAGGTAATAGGAGACTAA